CGCGGCTTTTGATCGATCAGAGCCATCTCGCCAAAGAAATGGCCCGGCCCGCGCACGGAGAGTTGGCGCGTTCCACCGTCTCCAAGCTGGCGGGTGATGGCCACCGACCCATCGAGAATAATGTAAAACACGTGCTCGATGTTGCCCTCCCGGCACAACACCGTGCCGGGAGGATAGGTGCATCGTTCGGCGGCCTGGGCCAGCGCCGTCACTTCGTCTTCGTCAAGGCCCTCAAAGGCCTGGCGGATTATTTGTACAGCGTCACTCATAAGCGAATTCTATTTGGACTTTTTCTTTGCGATACGCTTCGCGTTCTTCTTGGCTACAACCTTTTTCTTTGCCGGCGTCTCCGCCCTGGCTTTGGACTTCGTGGTGGCCGTCACTGTCAGGGCGGCCTTCCCTTCAATCATCTGTCCCCGGCCCGCCAGCCACTTCGTCAATTTGGCTGTTGACCAGGTGTTGATCACGTTTGCCGCCGTCACCCAGCCGCGCCGGGCCGTTGCCACGCCAAACTCGGCTAAAGCAAAATCATTTGGATGATGGGCGTCGGTGTTGATGGCGAGCGGGATCCCCATTTCAATCGCCCGCCGAGAGTATACATCGTCTAAATCCAGCCGCATAGGATGAGCGTTGATCTCCAGCGCCACACCCGTTTCAACGGCGGCGGCCAGCACCGCGTCCATGTCCAGGTCGGCGCCTTCGCGGTCGGGAATGAGGCGGCCTGTCGGGTGGCCGATGATGTCTACCTCAGGGTTGCGGATGGCGTTGAGCAGGCGTTGGGTGACTTGCTCACGCGGCTGGCGCAGGCTGGTGTGAAGCGAGGCCACGACGATGTCGAGCGAGGCCAGCACCTCGTCTGAATAATCGAGTGTGCCATCGGCGCGGATTTCAACTTCAGCGCCTTGAAGAATCAAAATTGAATCGCCAAGCTCGCGCTGCAACTTGTCAATCTCGCGCCGCTGTTCGCGCAGGCGTTCCGGGGTCAGGCCGCCAGTGACGCCCAAACTTTGGGAGTGGTCAGTGACGGCTAAGGCACTAAGACCACGGTCGCGGGCCGACTCGGCCATTTGCTTGATCGAAGCCCGGCCATCGCTCCAGGTCGAGTGTGAGTGCAGGTCGGCCTTCAGGTCTCTCGTTTCGATCAAATCAGGCAACTTGTTTTTGAGAGCGGCCTGCACCTCACCGCGATCTTCGCGCAGTTCAGGCGGGATGTAGGGCAGGCCGAGGGCGGCGTAGACTTCGGCCTCGGTGGCGCACAAAATCTCTTTGCCGTTCTTCTTAGTGAGGGCATGTTCGGAGAGCGAGAGGCCTTTGTCGAGCGCGATCTCGCGCAGGCGGACGTTGTGATCCTTCGAGCCGGTGGCGTATTGCAAAGCTGTGCCAAATTTTTCGGGGCGGTGCACCCACAACTGCGCCCTCATGCCGTTTTGAAATTCGACCGACGATTTGGTGGAGCCTTGCCCGACGATGCGGGCCACTTCTTTTTGCGAGACGAAGGCCTTCATCACCGGCTCCGGGTCAGCCGAGGCCACCAGCAGGTCAAGGTCGCCGACGGTGGTCTTCATGCGCCGCAGACTGCCGGCGGTTTCGGCGGCGACCACGCCCTTGATGCTTCGCAACATCGCCAGAATGTCGCGGGCGATGGGCAGGGCCTGGCCGAGCGGCGTGCGGCCAGTGCGGCGCGAGAGGGCCTCGATGCCCTCTAGAATTTTCGTCTCCGATTTTTCGCCCATGCCGGGCATGCCGCGCAACTTGCCCGCCCCGGCCGCCGCCTTCAGCGCCTCAACGGTGGTGATGTCGAGTTGCTTCCAGAACATGGCGACCTTTTTGGGGCCGAGGCCCGGCACTTTGAGCACGTCAATGAGCGAGGCCGGTATTTCCTTCTTGAGCTTCTCAAAAAATTCGAGCTGGCCGGTGGAGAGCAGTTCGTCAATCTTTTCGGCAATAGCCTGGCCCACGCCTGGAATCTCGCGCAGGCCCTTGACGCCGCCCTCGCGCCACACGTCGCTCACGCTCCGCCCAAACTCGGTCAGCGTCTCCGCCGCCCGGCGGTAGGCCAGAATCTTGTAGATGATCTCGCCTTTGATTTCGAGCAGGTCGGCGATGGAAGAGAAAATGTCGGCAAGTTCTTTGTTGGTCATCGTCTTTTTCACCGCAAAGACGCCAAGAGCGCGAAGGAAATCTTAATATCTTCTCTTTGCGTCCTTCGCGCCTTCGCGGTTCCCTCTTTTACGGCCCGCCAAAATCCTGCGTCAGCACCCAGCCCAGGCCGTTCCAGGTGATGCCGACGCCGATGGAAGTATAACCAGAATTCAGAATGTTGGCGCGGTGCGGCGGGTCGCCCATGAACCAACCCACGGCCTGGCCTGGAAAGTCGGTCAGCGAGCCGCGCCCGCTCCAGTAAATGTTCTCACCAGCCCGGCCAAAGCCCGAAGCCGTGATAGCCTCACTCGCCAGGTGTATGCCCGTCGCCGGATCGTTGTGGCCGAAATAGTCGCGGGCCACCATGTCCGTCGAACGCGAGCGGGCAATGCTCATGATCGTCTCGTCACGTGATAACGGCGGCAGGCCATAAAGTGCGCGCTGAGCGTTGGTGAGGTCAATGACAGCCTGCTCGGCGCTGGCAACATCTGAGGCCGGTTGAGCGACGATGGTCACAGGGGCAGTAGCAGTCGGTGAAACCGCTGTTGGTAGGGGAAGCGCTGGCTGTACCTGAATCACGT
The DNA window shown above is from Chloroflexota bacterium and carries:
- the polX gene encoding DNA polymerase/3'-5' exonuclease PolX; this translates as MTNKELADIFSSIADLLEIKGEIIYKILAYRRAAETLTEFGRSVSDVWREGGVKGLREIPGVGQAIAEKIDELLSTGQLEFFEKLKKEIPASLIDVLKVPGLGPKKVAMFWKQLDITTVEALKAAAGAGKLRGMPGMGEKSETKILEGIEALSRRTGRTPLGQALPIARDILAMLRSIKGVVAAETAGSLRRMKTTVGDLDLLVASADPEPVMKAFVSQKEVARIVGQGSTKSSVEFQNGMRAQLWVHRPEKFGTALQYATGSKDHNVRLREIALDKGLSLSEHALTKKNGKEILCATEAEVYAALGLPYIPPELREDRGEVQAALKNKLPDLIETRDLKADLHSHSTWSDGRASIKQMAESARDRGLSALAVTDHSQSLGVTGGLTPERLREQRREIDKLQRELGDSILILQGAEVEIRADGTLDYSDEVLASLDIVVASLHTSLRQPREQVTQRLLNAIRNPEVDIIGHPTGRLIPDREGADLDMDAVLAAAVETGVALEINAHPMRLDLDDVYSRRAIEMGIPLAINTDAHHPNDFALAEFGVATARRGWVTAANVINTWSTAKLTKWLAGRGQMIEGKAALTVTATTKSKARAETPAKKKVVAKKNAKRIAKKKSK